One Erpetoichthys calabaricus chromosome 9, fErpCal1.3, whole genome shotgun sequence genomic region harbors:
- the LOC114657551 gene encoding B-cadherin-like, with amino-acid sequence MEWLLLFTTITLFLQIWTGGFCQETIPCQPGFSSDNFVFTVHRERLQRGEILGRVDFDICTDQNRFLFICDDNRFKVEIDGTIKVKHDIKLHHGQINFSIHGWHSVGKKITSRVTVEYQRPHHTGHELNDQTKSQNIQMFPHPSSGLKRHKRQQLTVRRIGIPENQRGQFPKQVVQIKSKKPKNSILHYSITGPGADLPPVGLFIIDRDSGWILVTETLDREKQSEYLLTVHAAFINGTSAQDPLGIIVFVVMDENDNKPEFISNTFIGNVNEGSQPGTSVMTVTATDKDDPTTDNGMFKFSVLSQTPPVPHPQMFTIDQDTGTIRVISAGLDRENVSEYTLVIQVADMNVPGFSNTATASIAVLDQNDNAPQFNPTNYIQNVPENAVDFEVVRLIVTDNDEHHTPTWNAKYRIVKGNDGGNFGITADPDSNDGIVKTIKGLDFEAKQQYILLVTVENEVPFSTPSSTSTATLTVTVEDVNEAPVFIPPTLSVPVKEDVPLNTFIATYQAKDPDIEMKQTVSYCIGNDPAGWLNVDKESGIITVKQAMDRESPFVKNDKYTSLIYAYDNVNHPATGTGTLVLLLEDVNDNGPVVDVVGDVHFCNQKPPPQEFSVVDPDSVGNAGPFRAELLREARMNWAVSMNDTENKIILSMATQLPPAEYQIIVRAYDNGNNYQDTTLKVIACDCTGDKIHCPKAGNPATVWLAVLGSLCAVFALLSKYIKEFTLIEPLTASSVFLPLRILIVLGCKGHVMIFKSFFPLFFIVILLLWLRRMRRVKKETFLPEDDDDNRGSLFNYNEEGGGEEDNTEYELIQLHRGLDARPRLYRDDVEPSVMPAPQYQPRPANPDDIMSFIEDNLKMADNDPSVPPYDTLLVFHCEGAGSDAGSLSSLNSDSSGGDQDYDFLYQWGPRFKKLADMYGGGED; translated from the exons ATGGAGTGGCTTTTGCTATTTACAACCATTACTCTTTTTCTCCAG ATATGGACGGGAGGATTTTGCCAAGAAACCATACCATGTCAGCCCGGCTTTTCATCCGACAACTTTGTCTTCACAGTTCACAGAGAACGACTGCAACGGGGTGAAATACTGGGTCGAG tggatTTTGACATCTGCACAGATCAGAATAGGTTCCTTTTCATTTGTGATGATAATCGGTTCAAAGTGGAAATCGATGGAACAATTAAAGTGAAGCATGACATTAAATTGCACCATGGACAGATAAACTTTTCCATTCATGGATGGCATTCAGTGGGCAAAAAAATTACCAGCCGCGTCACCGTGGAATACCAAAGACCCCATCACACAGGACATGAACTCAACGATCAG ACAAAAtctcaaaatattcaaatgtttCCTCATCCTTCTTCTGGCCTTAAAAGACACAAGAGACAACAGTTGACGGTTCGCCGCATTGGTattcctgaaaatcaaaggggACAGTTTCCCAAACAAGTGGTGCAG ATAAAATCCAAGAAGCCGAAGAATTCCATTTTACACTATAGCATAACTGGACCAGGTGCTGATTTACCCCCAGTAGGACTATTTATAATCGACAGAGACAGTGGCTGGATACTAGTAACTGAAACCCTGGACCGAGAAAAGCAGTCTGAATATTTG CTTACTGTACATGCTGCTTTTATAAATGGGACTTCAGCACAGGATCCTCTGGGAATTATTGTGTTTGTTGTGATGGATGAAAATGATAACAAACCTGAATTTATCAGCAACACCTTTATAGGAAATGTAAACGAAGGATCACAGCCAG GTACGTCAGTTATGACTGTAACCGCTACTGATAAAGATGATCCTACTACAGACAATGGTATGTTTAAGTTTTCAGTTCTGAGCCAGACCCCACCTGTTCCCCATCCACAAATGTTTACCATTGACCAAGATACTGGGACCATTCGTGTCATCTCAGCTGGACTGGATAGAGAG AACGTGAGTGAATATACACTAGTAATCCAAGTTGCAGATATGAATGTACCTGGATTCTCAAATACTGCTACTGCTTCCATTGCTGTTCTAGACCAAAATGACAATGCTCCACAGTTTAATCCAACAAAT TATATTCAGAATGTACCAGAAAATGCTGTGGACTTTGAGGTTGTGAGACTGATAGTGACCGATAATGATGAACACCACACACCGACTTGGAATGCCAAATACCGGATTGTTAAAGGGAATGATGGAGGCAACTTTGGCATTACTGCAGATCCAGATAGTAATGATGGAATTGTTAAAACTATTAAG GGTCTTGATTTTGAAGCCAAGCAACAATATATACTTCTCGTCACAGTTGAAAATGAGGTACCATTTTCCACTCCTTCATCAACTTCCACAGCTACACTTACAGTGACAGTAGAGGATGTCAACGAGGCTCCAGTTTTCATTCCACCAACGCTGTCTGttcctgttaaagaagatgtgcCTTTGAACACTTTCATAGCAACTTACCAAGCAAAAGACCCAGACATAGAAATGAAGCAGACGGTATC ATACTGTATTGGTAATGATCCTGCAGGATGGCTGAATGTGGATAAAGAATCTGGAATTATTACTGTCAAGCAAGCTATGGATAGAGAGAGTCCATTtgtgaaaaatgataaatatacaTCACTCATATATGCTTATGATAATG TTAATCATCCAGCCACAGGTACCGGAACACTTGTACTCTTATTGGAAGATGTAAATGATAATGGTCCAGTGGTGGACGTCGTGGGTGACGTGCACTTTTGTAACCAGAAACCTCCACCACAGGAATTTTCTGTTGTTGATCCGGATTCTGTAGGAAATGCCGGACCCTTCAGGGCTGAACTGTTGCGTGAAGCCAGAATGAACTGGGCTGTCAGTATGAATGATACAg aaaacaaaatcattCTTTCTATGGCAACACAACTACCACCAGCGGAATACCAAATTATTGTTCGAGCATATGATAATGGAAACAACTACCAGGACACTACGTTGAAAGTGATTGCGTGTGACTGCACAGGAGATAAAATCCATTGTCCAAAGGCAGGCAATCCTGCTACTGTATGGCTAGCTGTTTTGGGTAGTTTGTGTGCTGTCTTTGCTCTACTGAGTAAGTATATTAAAG AATTTACTTTAATTGAGCCATTGACCGCTAGTAGTGTGTTTTTACCACTTAGAATTCTG ATTGTGTTAGG TTGTAAGGGGCATGTTATgattttcaaatctttttttcctttattctttatagttattttacttCTGTGGCTTAGAAGAATGAGAAGGGTGAAAAAGGAGACATTCCTTCCagaggatgatgatgataatcGTGGGAGTTTATTCAATTACAATGAAGAGGGAGGTGGTGAAGAAGATAATACG gaGTATGAGTTAATACAGCTGCATAGAGGCTTAGATGCACGTCCAAGGCTCTACAGAGATGACGTAGAACCATCTGTGATGCCTGCCCCACAGTACCAGCCCCGTCCAGCTAATCCAGATGATATTATGAGCTTCATTGAAGAT AACTTGAAGATGGCAGATAATGATCCAAGTGTTCCTCCATACGATACACTGCTAGTATTTCATTGTGAAGGTGCTGGTTCAGATGCTGGTTCTTTAAGCTCATTAAATTCTGACAGCTCAGGAGGTGATCAGGACTACGACTTTTTATATCAATGGGGACCCCGCTTCAAAAAACTTGCCGATATGTATGGAGGTGGAGAAGACTAA